AAAGAAGAACCGACAAACGTGACACGCTCGCCGGTCTTTCAATAAGGAAAGCGTTTGCCTGCTTAACGGCCTGCGCGGTTTTTGAGCTTTCTCAAGGTCGCAAGTTGCGCTGCAGCCTCTGCCAGCTGTGCCGATGCACGCCCATAATCGAGTTCGCTACTTTGATTTGCCAAAGCCTCTTCCGCCGCTTTACGGGCTTCTTCAGCTGCAGCCTCATCAAGATCGTCACCCCGAACGGCGGTGTTAGCCAAAATGGTGACGACATCGCCCTGCACCTCAAGGTAACCACCCGAGACGTAGTACACCTCCTCAGAGCCACCTTGAGTCACAACGCGCACCGAACCCGGAATAAGGTTGGTTAAAAGCGGCGTGTGACCGTAGGTAATACCTAACTCACCGTCTGAACCGTTGGCAACCAACAGTTCGACGAGGCCTGAAAAGATTTGAGCTTCTGCGCTAACGATATCGCAGTGAATGGTCAGTGCCATTGCCGCCTCCGATTACGCGCTCATTTTCTCGGCTTTCTCTACAGCCTGCTCGATCGAGCCCACCATATAGAATGCCTGCTCGGGTAGGTGATCATACTCACCCGACAAAATGCCTTTGAACCCAGTGATCGTATCTTTTAATGATACGTAGATACCGGGCGAGCCTGTAAATACTTCAGCTACGTGGAAAGGCTGTGAGAGGAAGCGCTCGATTTTTCTCGCACGCGCCACGGTCATCTTGTCGTCTTCAGACAACTCATCCATACCGAGAATGGCAATGATGTCCTTCAATTCTTTGTAGCGCTGAAGCACTGACTGAACACCGCGAGCAACTTCATAGTGCTCAGTACCGATAATGAGCGGATCGAGCTGGCGAGACGTAGAGTCAAGGGGATCGACGGCCGGGTAAATACCTTTTGCTGCAATATCACGGCTCAGTACAACCGTAGAGTCCAAGTGCGCAAACGTTGTGGCTGGCGATGGGTCAGTCAAATCGTCAGCCGGTACGTATACCGCCTGAATCGATGTAATCGAACCCGTCTTAGTCGAGGTAATTCGCTCCTGCAAGACACCCATTTCTTCTGCCAGTGTAGGCTGATAACCCACAGCTGATGGCATACGGCCTAACAGTGCCGACACCTCGGTACCCGCAAGCGTATAACGGTAAATATTATCAACGAACAAAAGAACGTCCCGGCCTTCGTCACGGAACTTTTCAGCCATCGTCAAACCGGTCAAGGCAACACGCAGACGGTTACCGGGCGGCTCGTTCATCTGACCGTAGACCATGGCTACTTTTGATTCAGGCAGGTTTTCAACGTTTACAACCTTTGACTCCTGCATCTCGTAGTAGAAGTCATTACCTTCTCGAGTTCGCTCTCCTACACCTGCAAACACGGACAAGCCGGAGTGCTCAGTTGCGATATTGTTGATCAGCTCCATCATGTTTACGGTCTTACCAACACCGGCACCACCAAAGAGACCCACTTTACCGCCCTTGGCAAACGGGCATACGAGATCAATTACTTTGATGCCTGTCTCTAACAACTCTTCAGAAGCAGCAAGCTCTTCGTAGGTTGGCGCAGCGCGGTGAATAGCGGAGCGCTCTTGTTCGCCGATTGGGCCACGCTCGTCAATGGGGTTACCCAAGACATCCATAATACGACCGAGGGTTTCGATGCCAACGGGAACCGAGATCGGTGCACCTGTGTTTTCAACTGACAGGCCGCGGCTCACGCCCTCCGATGAACCCATCGCAATCGCGCGCACAACGCCGTCACCCAACTGCTGTTGGACTTCGAGCGTTAAACCTCTGTCGGTGATAGTCAGGGCATCGTATACCTTCGGTACGCTGTCGCGAGGAAACTCAACGTCAACAACCGCGCCAATAACCTGTACAACCTTTCCACTACTCATTTTTGAGTCCTCTGTGCTGTTTTGCGGCGCTTTTTAACAGCGCCGCAGTAAATCTAAATTTGCGCGTTACTGCGCCTATCCAATAGCGGCTGCGCCGCCAACGATTTCCGATAGCTCTTGGGTAATCGCTGCTTGTCGTGCTTTGTTGTAAACAAGCTGTAATTCATCGATCAGTTCGCCCGCATTATCACTGGCGTTTTTCATAGCGATCATTCGGGCCGCCTGCTCGCAGGCTCCGTTTTCGACAACCGCCTGATATACCAATGCCTCGATATAGCGCGCCAAAAGACCGTCTAACAACTCGCGCGCATCGGGCTCGTAAATGTAATCCCAGTGGTGTGCGTACTGCGCTTGCGAGTCGGCCTCAAGAGGGAGTAATTGTTCAGCCGTAGGCGACTGAGTCATGGTGTTAACGAACTCATTCGATACGAGATACAGCTTGTCGATATTCCCATCAACGTATGCATCTAGCATGTGCTTCACTGCACCAATAAGCTGCTCAACCGTTGGCTCCTCACCAATATCGCGCACGGTTGCTACCACATTGCCGCCCACTGAAGCGAAGAACGCCTGCGCTTTGCCGCCAATGAGACAAAGGTCGACTTCATGACCGGCGTCTGAATGCTCCTTCATTGACTGCAATGCACGTTTGAACAAATTGATGTTCAAGCCTCCACAGAGTCCGCGATCTGAAGAGACAACGACATAACCAACGCGCTTTACCTCGCGCTGCTGCATGTAAGCGTGGCGATACTCAGCAGAGGCATTGGCTATGTGCCCAATAACGGCCCGCATTCGGCGCGAGTAGGGCTTACCTACCTCCATGCGATCTTGAGCGCGGCGCATTTTGCTCGCCGCGACCATTTCCATCGCACTGGTGATCTTTTGAGTACTTTGAATACTCGTGATCTTCGTGCGAATTTCCTTACCAGCTGCCATGGTTGTTTACCAAGTCTGAGTTGAGATGAAGGCTTCTAAACCCGCTTTAAATGCGGCTTCACGGTCGCCATTCCAGTTACCATCGTTCGCAATTTCTTGCATCAATGCACCGTGCTCGGCATGCATGTAAGACAGAAGCGCCGCTTCAAAATCAGCCATTTTTTCAACTTCGACAGCCTTCAAATAGCCCTCGTTAGCGGCGTAAAGCAAAACGCCCATTTCCGCGACGGACTGTGGTGCGTACTGCTTCTGCTTCATGAGTTCTGTAACACGCTCACCGTGATCCAACTGGGCTTTGGTCGCCTCATCCAGGTCAGATGCGAACTGCGAAAACGCCGCCAGTTCACGGTACTGTGCTAATGCAGTACGAATACCGCCAGACAGCTTCTTGATAATCTTTGTCTGAGCTGCACCGCCAACTCGCGAAACCGAAATACCGGCGTTCATCGCTGGGCGAATACCCGCATTGAACATATCGGCCTCAAGGAAGATCTGCCCGTCAGTAATCGAAATAACGTTTGTCGGTACAAACGCCGAGACGTCGCCCGCCTGTGTTTCAATAACAGGCAATGCCGTCAGTGAGCCTGTTTGACCCTTTACTTCGCCATTGGTAAACGCTTCCACGTAATCAGCGTTGACGCGAGCAGCACGCTCTAGCAAACGCGAGTGGAGGTAAAAGACATCACCCGGGTACGCTTCACGGCCGGGTGGGCGACGAAGCAATAATGAAATTTGACGATAGGCTACCGCTTGCTTCGAAAGATCGTCGTAAATGATCAGCGCATCCTCACCACGGTCACGGTAGTACTCACCCATCGTGCAGCCCGCAAACGGCGCTAAGAATTGCATTGCCGCGGGATCTGATGCGTTGGCAGCAACGACAATGGTGTGGTCCATCGC
The Candidatus Paraluminiphilus aquimaris genome window above contains:
- the atpD gene encoding F0F1 ATP synthase subunit beta, with translation MSSGKVVQVIGAVVDVEFPRDSVPKVYDALTITDRGLTLEVQQQLGDGVVRAIAMGSSEGVSRGLSVENTGAPISVPVGIETLGRIMDVLGNPIDERGPIGEQERSAIHRAAPTYEELAASEELLETGIKVIDLVCPFAKGGKVGLFGGAGVGKTVNMMELINNIATEHSGLSVFAGVGERTREGNDFYYEMQESKVVNVENLPESKVAMVYGQMNEPPGNRLRVALTGLTMAEKFRDEGRDVLLFVDNIYRYTLAGTEVSALLGRMPSAVGYQPTLAEEMGVLQERITSTKTGSITSIQAVYVPADDLTDPSPATTFAHLDSTVVLSRDIAAKGIYPAVDPLDSTSRQLDPLIIGTEHYEVARGVQSVLQRYKELKDIIAILGMDELSEDDKMTVARARKIERFLSQPFHVAEVFTGSPGIYVSLKDTITGFKGILSGEYDHLPEQAFYMVGSIEQAVEKAEKMSA
- the atpG gene encoding F0F1 ATP synthase subunit gamma yields the protein MAAGKEIRTKITSIQSTQKITSAMEMVAASKMRRAQDRMEVGKPYSRRMRAVIGHIANASAEYRHAYMQQREVKRVGYVVVSSDRGLCGGLNINLFKRALQSMKEHSDAGHEVDLCLIGGKAQAFFASVGGNVVATVRDIGEEPTVEQLIGAVKHMLDAYVDGNIDKLYLVSNEFVNTMTQSPTAEQLLPLEADSQAQYAHHWDYIYEPDARELLDGLLARYIEALVYQAVVENGACEQAARMIAMKNASDNAGELIDELQLVYNKARQAAITQELSEIVGGAAAIG
- the atpA gene encoding F0F1 ATP synthase subunit alpha, whose amino-acid sequence is MQQLNPSEISDIIKQRISQLDVASQATNEGTIVSVTDGIIRIHGLTEVQYGEMIEFEGNVFGLALNLERDSVGAVVLGDYKQLAEGQTCRCTGRILEVPVGPALQGRVVDSLGNPIDGKGAIETTETDAIEKIAPGVIARQSVDQPVQIGLKAIDAMVPIGRGQRELIIGDRQVGKTAIAVDAIINQKGTGIKCIYVAVGQKASSVASVVRKLEEHGAMDHTIVVAANASDPAAMQFLAPFAGCTMGEYYRDRGEDALIIYDDLSKQAVAYRQISLLLRRPPGREAYPGDVFYLHSRLLERAARVNADYVEAFTNGEVKGQTGSLTALPVIETQAGDVSAFVPTNVISITDGQIFLEADMFNAGIRPAMNAGISVSRVGGAAQTKIIKKLSGGIRTALAQYRELAAFSQFASDLDEATKAQLDHGERVTELMKQKQYAPQSVAEMGVLLYAANEGYLKAVEVEKMADFEAALLSYMHAEHGALMQEIANDGNWNGDREAAFKAGLEAFISTQTW
- a CDS encoding F0F1 ATP synthase subunit epsilon, with translation MALTIHCDIVSAEAQIFSGLVELLVANGSDGELGITYGHTPLLTNLIPGSVRVVTQGGSEEVYYVSGGYLEVQGDVVTILANTAVRGDDLDEAAAEEARKAAEEALANQSSELDYGRASAQLAEAAAQLATLRKLKNRAGR